A window from Thermocrinis sp. encodes these proteins:
- a CDS encoding nodulation protein NfeD — MLLLLLLLLVSMSFGKIFYAKWDDAVSPIMLEYIKRNIAKAEKENGTLFILELNTPGGLETSMRQIIQEFQKTPLPVVVYVYPPGGRAASAGAIITASADIAAMAPGTNIGAAHPVQVSGEKMEEAVKEKALQDMLAFVRSIAKEKGRNSEVLEKMVKESISLTPDEALREGVIDLIAVDRADLLKKLDGRKVKKHGREIVITTSGVPVVDVQESIRESFLKIITNPTVAYMLLLIGFYGIFFELYNPGAIIPGAVGIVSLLLGLYGLGIIGINWLGLLLILAGLLLLVLELITPTFGGLAIAGMVALAIGSLVLISPDSPYGDIPLSVIATMVFATTFFFLVAGRLGLKAQKRKKITGSEGLIGEEGEAIMDFKNGKGKVFIKGEIWNSISKDDIKKGDRVLVEEVKGLTLYVKKL; from the coding sequence ATGCTTCTACTTTTGTTGTTGTTGCTTGTGAGTATGTCCTTTGGAAAAATTTTTTACGCAAAGTGGGACGATGCGGTTAGTCCTATAATGCTTGAATATATTAAAAGGAACATAGCTAAAGCAGAAAAGGAAAATGGAACGCTTTTTATCCTTGAGCTCAATACCCCCGGAGGGCTTGAAACTTCCATGAGGCAGATAATCCAGGAGTTTCAGAAAACCCCATTGCCAGTGGTGGTGTATGTTTATCCTCCTGGGGGAAGGGCAGCCTCCGCTGGTGCAATAATAACAGCTTCCGCAGACATAGCGGCAATGGCTCCAGGGACGAACATAGGAGCAGCCCATCCGGTTCAGGTAAGTGGAGAGAAAATGGAGGAGGCAGTAAAAGAAAAAGCCCTTCAGGATATGTTAGCTTTTGTAAGGTCCATAGCAAAGGAGAAGGGAAGAAATTCAGAAGTGCTTGAAAAGATGGTCAAAGAAAGCATTTCTCTTACTCCAGACGAAGCTCTAAGGGAGGGAGTGATAGACCTGATAGCAGTAGATAGGGCTGATCTTTTGAAAAAGTTAGATGGTAGGAAAGTAAAAAAGCACGGAAGGGAAATTGTCATAACAACCTCTGGTGTGCCTGTAGTAGATGTGCAAGAGAGCATAAGGGAATCCTTTTTAAAGATAATCACAAATCCCACCGTAGCTTACATGCTACTTTTAATAGGTTTTTACGGTATATTCTTTGAACTTTACAATCCCGGTGCCATAATTCCAGGTGCGGTGGGCATTGTCAGCCTTCTTCTGGGCTTATACGGTTTGGGGATCATAGGTATAAACTGGCTTGGTTTGCTCCTTATTTTGGCAGGTTTGCTTTTGCTCGTGTTAGAGCTTATCACACCAACCTTTGGGGGCTTGGCTATAGCAGGTATGGTAGCTTTGGCTATAGGTTCCTTAGTTTTAATCAGTCCAGACTCTCCCTATGGGGACATCCCCCTTTCTGTTATAGCCACCATGGTATTTGCCACTACATTTTTCTTCTTGGTTGCCGGAAGGCTTGGCTTAAAAGCACAGAAAAGGAAAAAGATAACTGGATCTGAAGGGCTCATAGGAGAAGAAGGAGAAGCCATCATGGACTTTAAAAACGGAAAGGGAAAGGTTTTCATAAAGGGTGAAATATGGAATTCAATAAGTAAAGACGACATTAAAAAAGGCGACAGAGTATTGGTAGAAGAAGTTAAAGGTCTAACGCTTTACGTAAAGAAACTTTAA
- a CDS encoding NifU family protein, with protein sequence MAMPTREEIEAVLDEIRPALRFDGGDVELVDVQEDGVVLVRMMGACAGCGMSVLTLKAGIERALKNRFPEIKEVRDINLDIPTTFGF encoded by the coding sequence ATGGCAATGCCCACAAGGGAAGAAATTGAAGCGGTTTTGGATGAGATAAGGCCCGCCCTTAGGTTTGACGGTGGAGATGTAGAGTTGGTGGATGTTCAAGAGGATGGAGTTGTGTTAGTTAGAATGATGGGAGCTTGTGCGGGTTGTGGTATGTCTGTGCTTACGCTTAAGGCAGGTATAGAAAGGGCTTTAAAAAATAGATTTCCCGAAATAAAGGAAGTGAGGGACATTAACTTAGACATACCCACAACCTTTGGCTTTTAG
- a CDS encoding UDP-glucuronic acid decarboxylase family protein, whose translation MRVLITGCAGFIGSHLCDRFLKEGFEVIGMDNFITGNPDNIAHLIGHPKFKFIHYNVVNYLYVDGPLDLILHFACPASPVDYLNHPIHTMKVDSLGTLNTLGLAKLKSARYVFASSSEVYGDPQVHPQREDYWGYVNPVSVRSVYSEAKRFSEALCMAYWREHKVDVRIARIFNTYGERMRMDDGRVIPTFLSRALKGEPIPVHGDGSQTRSFCYIEDLVDGIFKLSITDHLEGQVINLGNPEEISILDLAKLVLEVTNSDSPIQMLKGREEDPRRRCPDIRKAKELLGWEPKTSLKEGLKKTVEWLKSYLRR comes from the coding sequence GTGCGAGTTTTGATAACCGGTTGCGCTGGGTTTATTGGGTCCCATCTGTGCGATAGATTTCTCAAAGAAGGTTTTGAAGTTATTGGTATGGATAATTTTATAACAGGAAATCCAGACAACATAGCTCACCTTATCGGACATCCTAAGTTCAAGTTCATCCATTACAACGTGGTAAATTACCTGTACGTGGATGGACCTTTGGACTTGATACTGCACTTTGCCTGTCCTGCATCACCCGTTGATTATCTTAACCACCCAATACACACCATGAAGGTAGACTCCTTAGGGACGCTAAACACCTTAGGACTTGCCAAGCTAAAGTCCGCAAGGTATGTTTTCGCATCCTCTTCCGAAGTTTACGGAGATCCGCAGGTTCATCCCCAAAGGGAAGATTACTGGGGATATGTAAATCCTGTAAGTGTTAGAAGTGTCTATTCGGAAGCAAAGAGATTTTCGGAAGCTCTGTGCATGGCCTATTGGAGAGAGCACAAAGTAGACGTCAGAATAGCAAGGATATTTAACACCTACGGCGAGAGGATGAGGATGGATGATGGCAGGGTAATTCCTACCTTTCTCTCTAGGGCTTTAAAGGGTGAGCCTATCCCCGTCCATGGAGATGGAAGTCAAACCAGGAGTTTTTGCTATATAGAAGATTTAGTGGATGGTATTTTTAAACTTTCTATCACTGACCATTTAGAAGGTCAGGTCATCAACTTAGGCAATCCAGAAGAGATAAGCATATTGGACCTTGCAAAGCTTGTATTGGAAGTGACAAATTCTGACTCGCCTATACAGATGCTAAAAGGAAGGGAAGAGGATCCAAGGAGAAGATGTCCTGACATAAGAAAGGCTAAGGAACTTCTAGGTTGGGAACCTAAGACAAGTTTGAAAGAAGGCTTGAAAAAAACCGTAGAATGGTTAAAATCATACCTAAGGAGGTGA
- the tatA gene encoding twin-arginine translocase TatA/TatE family subunit, which translates to MFHMPNLTELLVILLIVFLLFGASKLPEVGRGLGEGIRNFKKALSGETEEEKKVKEVKGEEVNKEKV; encoded by the coding sequence ATGTTTCACATGCCTAATCTAACGGAGTTGTTGGTAATACTGCTTATAGTTTTTCTTCTGTTTGGTGCTTCCAAACTACCCGAAGTGGGAAGGGGCTTAGGCGAGGGTATAAGAAATTTCAAGAAAGCACTATCTGGTGAAACGGAAGAGGAAAAGAAAGTGAAGGAAGTAAAGGGTGAAGAGGTAAATAAGGAGAAGGTCTAA
- the nusB gene encoding transcription antitermination factor NusB — translation MTIYKTKAREDAFLVLYQWDIKGGNLEEIIEEYIAMNRIKHEERRRYLRKLLRTYFNHAEAIDKQITDNLEGWDFDRLGYIERNILRLALAELLYIKVKYPVLVLYDYLRIATKYAGKTPAKFINGVISKINPLSIPYNPKDNA, via the coding sequence ATGACCATTTATAAAACGAAAGCGAGAGAGGACGCCTTTTTAGTCCTTTATCAGTGGGACATCAAGGGAGGGAACTTAGAAGAAATTATAGAAGAATACATAGCTATGAATAGGATAAAACACGAAGAAAGGAGAAGATACTTGAGGAAACTCTTAAGAACCTACTTTAATCACGCCGAAGCTATCGATAAACAAATAACGGACAATCTTGAAGGTTGGGACTTTGACAGATTGGGCTACATAGAGAGAAACATCCTTAGGTTGGCTCTCGCCGAATTACTTTACATAAAAGTGAAGTATCCCGTGCTTGTCCTTTACGATTACCTTAGAATAGCCACCAAGTATGCAGGAAAGACACCAGCAAAGTTTATCAATGGAGTTATATCAAAAATAAATCCTTTAAGCATCCCTTACAATCCTAAGGATAACGCTTAG
- the ribH gene encoding 6,7-dimethyl-8-ribityllumazine synthase — MRKYEGMLTAKGIKVGIVASRFNHAIVERLVEGAIDCFLRHEGEEENLTLVRVPGSWEIPMAVKELLLKENIEGVVALGVLIRGATPHFDYIANEVSKGLAMLSLEHRKPVSFGIITADTLEQAIERAGTKHGNKGWDAMLSVIEMINLFKGIR, encoded by the coding sequence ATGAGAAAGTATGAAGGCATGCTTACAGCCAAAGGTATAAAGGTTGGTATTGTAGCTAGTAGGTTTAACCATGCAATAGTGGAGAGGTTGGTAGAGGGTGCAATAGACTGTTTTTTAAGACACGAGGGAGAAGAAGAGAATTTAACCTTGGTTAGAGTGCCAGGATCTTGGGAGATTCCTATGGCAGTCAAAGAACTTCTGCTCAAAGAAAACATTGAAGGAGTAGTAGCCCTTGGAGTTTTGATAAGAGGTGCCACTCCCCATTTTGACTACATAGCTAATGAGGTATCAAAGGGTTTGGCGATGCTTAGTTTGGAACACAGAAAACCTGTATCCTTTGGCATTATTACCGCAGACACCTTAGAACAAGCCATAGAAAGGGCAGGAACAAAACATGGAAATAAAGGATGGGACGCCATGCTTTCGGTAATAGAGATGATAAACCTCTTTAAAGGTATAAGATGA
- the panC gene encoding pantoate--beta-alanine ligase — protein sequence MPRLFRRIKEIRGFIKDIKCRGNNVSVGLVPTMGYLHEGHLKLIRLSKLQNDLTVVSIYVNPLQFGAGEDFDRYPRDLDRDLALCEEAGVDVVFAPDDEEVYPEHPSVKIEIPGLTDRLEGVYRPGHFNGVAIVVLKLFNIVQPDRAYFGEKDYQQLKVVERLVKDLSIPVEIIPVPTVREEDGLACSSRNVYLSPEEKQSALAIYRSFLLAQKLFQGGNTDADLLKQAIREFLLKHPHVSKIDYVEITDENLNPVSEVKDGDRILVAVFVGNTRLIDNWRISHEKV from the coding sequence ATGCCAAGGCTGTTTAGAAGAATAAAGGAAATCAGAGGGTTTATAAAGGACATAAAGTGTAGAGGAAACAATGTTTCTGTGGGGCTTGTGCCTACTATGGGTTACTTACATGAAGGACATCTGAAGCTCATAAGACTTTCAAAACTGCAGAATGATCTCACGGTTGTAAGTATATACGTAAATCCACTTCAGTTTGGAGCAGGGGAGGACTTTGATCGGTATCCCAGAGATTTAGACAGAGATCTTGCACTTTGTGAGGAAGCAGGTGTGGATGTGGTATTTGCTCCAGATGATGAAGAGGTGTATCCAGAGCATCCAAGCGTGAAAATAGAAATCCCAGGGTTGACAGATAGATTGGAAGGTGTTTACAGACCAGGACACTTTAACGGTGTAGCTATAGTGGTGTTGAAACTCTTTAACATAGTTCAACCTGATAGAGCCTACTTTGGAGAAAAGGACTATCAACAGCTAAAGGTTGTGGAAAGATTAGTGAAAGATCTGTCCATTCCCGTAGAGATTATTCCCGTGCCTACGGTAAGAGAAGAAGACGGCCTTGCTTGCAGTTCCAGAAACGTCTATCTTAGTCCAGAAGAAAAGCAAAGCGCATTGGCTATATACAGGTCTTTCTTATTGGCTCAAAAACTCTTTCAAGGTGGAAACACAGATGCTGATCTGTTAAAGCAGGCAATAAGAGAGTTTCTTTTAAAACACCCCCACGTGAGCAAAATTGATTACGTGGAGATAACAGATGAAAACTTAAATCCTGTGAGTGAGGTAAAGGATGGGGACAGAATCTTGGTGGCTGTTTTTGTAGGCAACACAAGACTGATAGACAACTGGAGGATAAGCCATGAGAAAGTATGA
- the hisS gene encoding histidine--tRNA ligase has product MEEFRSVRGFHDLFGEELDKFNLVRRTVRRILQLHNFEEIILPVVEYAEVFQRSIGEATDIVQKEMFVFPDKKGRLLALRPEGTAGAVRAFIQHRLFAIKPYTKLFYEGPMFRYERPQAGRYRQFHQIGAEVFGSSDPLVDAETINISYKILKDLNINCSVEINSIGCKVCRPNYRKALVEYLNGVSGALCQDCIDRKDRNPLRVLDCKVPTCKEAVKDAPKMLDFLCEDCKNHHRELLDYLEVLGIPYVENPNLVRGLDYYTRTVFEMVSEELNITVIAGGRYDYLVEEMGGVSTPAVGFAVGVERLSMFVKEPPPKDPIYMVIPIGDTVGYALRVCELLREKGKRVELSYKRGSLKKQLELANKLKADYAVIVGEDEMKEESISVKNLHTGEQTKYSLKGVLSEVF; this is encoded by the coding sequence ATGGAAGAGTTTAGAAGTGTTAGAGGTTTTCATGACCTATTTGGAGAGGAGCTGGATAAGTTTAACCTTGTAAGACGTACCGTAAGAAGAATCCTTCAGCTTCACAACTTTGAAGAGATCATCCTACCTGTAGTTGAGTATGCGGAAGTATTTCAGAGAAGTATAGGGGAAGCTACAGACATAGTTCAGAAGGAAATGTTCGTATTCCCAGATAAAAAGGGAAGACTTTTGGCGCTTAGACCGGAAGGAACAGCGGGTGCGGTTAGAGCTTTTATCCAGCACAGGCTATTTGCAATAAAACCATACACCAAACTTTTCTACGAAGGGCCCATGTTTAGGTATGAAAGGCCTCAGGCAGGAAGGTACAGACAATTTCATCAGATTGGGGCGGAGGTGTTTGGAAGTTCAGATCCTTTAGTGGATGCGGAGACAATAAATATATCTTACAAAATACTCAAGGATTTGAACATAAACTGCTCCGTGGAGATAAATTCAATAGGCTGTAAAGTTTGCAGACCAAATTATAGAAAAGCTCTCGTAGAGTATTTGAACGGCGTATCTGGCGCTCTCTGCCAAGACTGTATAGACAGAAAGGATAGAAACCCTCTTAGAGTGCTTGATTGTAAAGTCCCTACCTGCAAGGAGGCAGTGAAGGATGCTCCAAAAATGTTGGACTTTTTGTGTGAAGATTGTAAGAACCATCACCGAGAACTTCTTGATTACTTAGAAGTTTTGGGCATTCCTTACGTTGAAAATCCAAATCTAGTAAGGGGGCTGGACTACTATACAAGAACAGTGTTTGAAATGGTTTCCGAAGAGCTTAACATCACGGTAATAGCTGGTGGTAGGTATGACTACCTTGTGGAAGAGATGGGGGGAGTCTCTACTCCAGCTGTGGGTTTTGCAGTGGGTGTGGAGCGTTTGAGTATGTTTGTAAAAGAACCACCACCAAAAGATCCGATCTACATGGTCATACCTATAGGAGATACCGTAGGCTATGCCCTTAGAGTGTGTGAGCTTTTGAGGGAGAAAGGCAAAAGGGTAGAGCTGTCTTACAAAAGGGGTAGCTTAAAAAAGCAGTTAGAGCTTGCGAATAAACTTAAGGCAGATTACGCTGTTATCGTTGGTGAGGATGAGATGAAAGAAGAAAGTATATCTGTGAAGAACCTTCATACCGGAGAACAAACAAAGTATAGTTTGAAAGGTGTGCTAAGTGAGGTGTTTTGA
- a CDS encoding DUF1122 family protein, translating to MRCFEDIKQKLKEGIELPQGRLGLISVSRGRFAEEQNYEIGLNGKRLLFAKAFYGRRPYYKEWIELFHIEEEFFGSPAEDVLLSLISQCYRRVFVEYYNDFQTHKELKAGLPPEETRLGRKLKGLGYTFFRDWYYPEGWMEGGYKLQAERS from the coding sequence GTGAGGTGTTTTGAGGATATTAAACAAAAGCTCAAGGAAGGAATAGAACTTCCTCAGGGTAGGTTGGGTTTAATTTCGGTAAGTAGGGGAAGGTTTGCGGAAGAGCAAAACTACGAAATAGGCCTAAACGGAAAGCGCCTTTTGTTTGCCAAAGCCTTTTACGGAAGGAGGCCATACTACAAGGAGTGGATAGAACTTTTTCACATAGAGGAGGAATTTTTTGGAAGTCCTGCGGAGGATGTTTTGCTTTCTCTTATCAGTCAGTGCTACAGAAGGGTCTTTGTGGAATACTACAACGATTTCCAGACTCATAAAGAGCTAAAGGCTGGACTTCCACCTGAGGAAACAAGGTTGGGAAGAAAGCTAAAAGGATTGGGCTATACCTTTTTTAGAGATTGGTATTATCCAGAGGGTTGGATGGAAGGGGGCTACAAGTTGCAAGCAGAAAGAAGCTAA
- the aroA gene encoding 3-phosphoshikimate 1-carboxyvinyltransferase, whose protein sequence is MKVIPKIHCLKGELRVPSDKSISHRAVILPSLAEGESSVENWLESKDTLATLSIMKALGVKIVKKGGTLKIKGSNFLLKEPTGILNARNSGTTARLMLGVLSTQPFFSVITGDKSLRKRPMLRVVEPLRQMGAKIDGREKGDKLPIAVRGNTLKGISFFNKKASAQVKSCILLAGLRAEGLTEVYEPYLSRDHTERMLKAMGVELVSYDTEKGRVIKLEGGQSLKPIHMVCPADPSSAAFFASAAVLLKDSEVLLKDVLVNPTRDGFFRKLREMGAKISYENVREISGEQVADIYVRYTDTLKPVQVKEEEVPSLIDEIPILAVLMAFANGVSTVRGAQELRVKESDRIKAIVQNLRKMGAKVEEYEDGFSVEGGRSLKGTIIKTYGDHRIAMSFSIAGLVAEGETTIDDPECVAVSYPEFYDHLIQLAC, encoded by the coding sequence GTGAAAGTTATACCTAAAATCCACTGTTTGAAAGGAGAGCTAAGGGTTCCATCGGATAAGTCTATCTCCCACAGGGCGGTTATCCTGCCTTCTTTGGCAGAGGGAGAGAGCTCAGTAGAAAACTGGCTTGAGTCAAAAGATACCTTAGCCACGCTAAGCATAATGAAGGCCTTAGGGGTTAAGATTGTCAAGAAAGGTGGAACGTTAAAAATAAAGGGCTCGAACTTTCTGCTGAAGGAACCAACCGGTATTCTAAACGCAAGAAACTCGGGAACCACCGCAAGGCTTATGTTGGGGGTTCTATCCACTCAGCCTTTCTTTTCGGTCATAACTGGAGATAAAAGTCTAAGAAAAAGACCTATGCTACGCGTGGTAGAGCCACTAAGGCAAATGGGCGCTAAAATAGACGGCAGAGAGAAAGGGGATAAACTGCCCATAGCGGTAAGGGGTAATACTCTAAAAGGTATTTCCTTCTTTAACAAGAAAGCTTCTGCCCAGGTAAAGTCTTGCATCCTTCTTGCTGGCTTAAGGGCTGAAGGTTTAACAGAAGTCTATGAGCCTTATCTGTCAAGGGATCACACGGAAAGGATGTTAAAGGCTATGGGAGTGGAGCTTGTTTCTTACGACACGGAAAAGGGAAGGGTGATAAAGTTAGAGGGTGGGCAAAGTCTGAAGCCAATTCATATGGTTTGTCCGGCGGATCCATCTTCTGCTGCTTTTTTTGCTTCCGCTGCGGTGCTTTTAAAGGATAGTGAAGTTTTACTAAAGGATGTGCTTGTAAATCCTACCAGGGATGGCTTTTTTAGAAAGCTAAGGGAAATGGGGGCAAAAATAAGCTACGAAAACGTAAGGGAAATATCCGGAGAGCAGGTGGCGGATATATACGTTAGATATACAGACACGCTAAAGCCTGTTCAAGTTAAAGAGGAAGAAGTGCCAAGTCTTATAGACGAAATTCCCATTTTGGCCGTACTCATGGCTTTTGCAAATGGAGTTTCCACAGTAAGAGGCGCACAGGAGCTTAGGGTAAAGGAAAGTGACAGAATTAAGGCTATAGTGCAAAATTTAAGGAAAATGGGTGCAAAGGTGGAGGAATACGAAGACGGCTTTTCTGTAGAAGGGGGTCGATCTCTCAAAGGGACTATCATAAAGACTTACGGAGACCACAGAATAGCCATGAGCTTTAGCATAGCCGGTCTGGTGGCAGAAGGTGAAACAACCATAGACGATCCAGAATGCGTAGCAGTTTCCTATCCTGAATTTTACGATCATTTAATACAATTAGCATGTTAA